In Alteromonas sp. V450, the following proteins share a genomic window:
- a CDS encoding sensor histidine kinase, translated as MKPTLFNKPYLLIEACVHLTLWVLYFSLSQNLDFYITTLEQTTVSPPQPASTSLFVLLTFYWCYFAVPFCKKNAGFYGAIAAYLAALCILTTVDCIYSVGRTIDRISISRDYLPFLFKHTMWSLLSVAIKRFLRNLKRAELAKEQNLALAHLELAALKQQVSPHFMFNVLNSLYSTSYMFGDTRTSQGIEQLSSLLRYMLYESNSQKVLLRNEVEYLDNYIRLQMLRFSDDVELRFEKGDINANTHIAPMLLIVLVENAFKHGVSTKDKTTISIALAVKHNVISFEISNPIANANKRTQVTTTQNGGLGLANLKRRLSLLYKDKHTLEISTKSNVFTARMTLT; from the coding sequence GTGAAGCCCACTTTGTTTAATAAACCTTATTTACTTATAGAAGCATGTGTACATCTCACGCTATGGGTGCTCTATTTTTCGCTTAGCCAAAATTTAGATTTTTATATTACTACCCTTGAACAAACCACCGTTAGCCCTCCTCAGCCAGCATCAACATCGTTATTCGTTTTGCTTACGTTCTACTGGTGCTATTTTGCAGTTCCGTTTTGCAAAAAAAACGCTGGCTTTTACGGGGCAATTGCAGCATATCTTGCCGCCTTGTGCATCCTTACAACAGTAGACTGTATTTACAGTGTTGGCCGCACGATTGACCGGATCAGCATTAGCCGCGATTATTTGCCATTTTTATTCAAGCACACTATGTGGTCATTGCTTTCTGTGGCCATAAAGCGCTTTCTACGCAATTTAAAACGCGCCGAATTAGCAAAAGAACAAAACCTCGCGCTTGCGCATCTTGAGCTGGCCGCATTGAAACAACAAGTGAGTCCGCACTTCATGTTTAACGTTCTTAATAGCTTGTACAGCACGTCTTATATGTTTGGCGACACGCGTACGTCACAAGGCATAGAGCAGTTATCTTCCCTTCTCAGGTATATGCTATATGAGTCAAATTCTCAGAAAGTATTACTTCGAAACGAAGTAGAATATCTCGACAATTATATTCGCTTGCAGATGTTGCGGTTCTCCGATGACGTTGAGCTGCGGTTTGAAAAAGGAGATATCAATGCAAATACACATATTGCCCCCATGCTACTTATCGTATTGGTAGAAAACGCATTTAAGCATGGAGTGAGTACTAAAGATAAAACCACTATTTCAATTGCGCTAGCGGTTAAACACAATGTAATTTCATTTGAAATATCCAACCCAATTGCCAACGCGAATAAGCGCACACAAGTTACTACGACTCAAAACGGCGGGCTGGGTCTAGCAAACCTGAAACGCAGGCTCAGCTTACTTTACAAAGACAAACACACGCTCGAAATTTCGACCAAGAGCAATGTATTCACCGCAAGGATGACGTTGACGTGA
- a CDS encoding LytTR family DNA-binding domain-containing protein, producing MLKTVIIDDEKLAIDLLTDYVNKTHFLSLSASFKDALDALAYLSSNAIDLLLLDINMPTLDGLELLSSMSYPPKVIFITAHSEYALQGFKHNAVDYLLKPLKYSDFFKATSKLMLSASTPSSSQQENTSAFTVQSSSLAHQFIFIKVDNHHQRIDLANLKYIEACGDYVVYHCVEGSYIVLQSMGNALDGLPSEDFVRIHRSHIVNLLHVDVIHKDYLEIGTLEFSISKSYQKCLKSRLQRHVP from the coding sequence ATGCTGAAAACCGTAATTATTGATGATGAAAAGCTTGCTATTGATTTGCTCACCGATTATGTCAATAAAACACACTTTCTATCGTTATCAGCCAGTTTTAAAGATGCATTAGATGCCCTTGCTTATCTGTCATCAAACGCCATCGACTTACTATTGCTTGATATAAACATGCCCACACTAGATGGCCTTGAACTTTTATCATCGATGAGCTATCCGCCAAAGGTAATATTTATTACTGCTCATAGTGAATATGCACTGCAGGGGTTTAAGCACAATGCCGTTGACTATTTACTCAAGCCGTTAAAATATTCCGACTTTTTCAAGGCTACCAGTAAGCTGATGCTATCGGCTTCAACACCATCTAGCTCACAACAAGAAAACACATCAGCATTCACAGTGCAGTCGAGTTCGCTTGCTCACCAGTTTATTTTTATTAAAGTAGATAATCACCATCAACGCATTGACCTCGCGAATTTAAAGTATATTGAGGCTTGCGGTGACTATGTGGTTTATCATTGTGTAGAAGGTAGCTATATCGTTTTGCAAAGCATGGGAAATGCGCTTGATGGCCTTCCTAGCGAAGATTTTGTTAGAATACACCGTTCACACATCGTAAATCTTTTACATGTGGATGTTATTCATAAAGATTACTTAGAGATTGGTACACTTGAATTTTCTATTAGTAAGTCTTATCAGAAGTGTTTAAAAAGTCGATTGCAGCGACATGTGCCATAG
- a CDS encoding redoxin domain-containing protein has product MYTQKMHPATTFPEVSATLSTGEAISLTEKSEGCDWKMVVIYRGKHCPICTKFLNKLEDYKGRLRELNIDLVAVSGDSKAQLEAHLDDLSINFPIAYGLSQSDMEKLGLYISEPRSEKETDHNFAEPALFVLNGDNEIHIAEIANAPFVRPDLEQLVSGLEFIRNPENNYPIRGTFKG; this is encoded by the coding sequence ATGTATACACAAAAGATGCATCCAGCTACTACCTTCCCTGAGGTGAGTGCCACGCTATCAACGGGCGAAGCTATATCGCTGACCGAAAAAAGCGAGGGCTGCGATTGGAAAATGGTGGTGATTTATCGCGGTAAGCATTGCCCAATTTGTACAAAGTTTTTGAATAAGCTTGAAGACTATAAAGGCCGTCTTCGTGAGCTTAACATTGATTTGGTGGCTGTAAGCGGCGACAGCAAAGCACAGCTTGAAGCGCACTTAGATGACTTGTCTATCAATTTCCCCATTGCCTACGGCTTATCGCAAAGTGACATGGAAAAGCTAGGCCTGTACATTTCTGAACCTCGTTCAGAAAAAGAAACCGATCACAACTTTGCAGAGCCCGCATTGTTTGTGCTTAACGGTGATAACGAAATTCATATTGCTGAAATTGCAAACGCGCCTTTTGTGCGCCCCGACTTAGAGCAACTCGTATCGGGCCTAGAGTTTATACGCAACCCTGAGAATAACTATCCTATTCGCGGTACGTTCAAAGGCTGA
- a CDS encoding YigZ family protein, with amino-acid sequence MVYPVPANQVETLYEIKKSKFIACAGFANSRESAMALLESVKQQYPDARHHCWAYIFGNPNAPSSAAMADDGEPSGTAGKPILNVLQHKDIGDIMIIVTRYFGGVKLGAGGLVRAYSAAAQQAIDALEVRQEITLEPLSVAIDFKHEQFVRHLVEQAEGNIANCSYGSRVEIDVALPVDALNDFKKQMAPIAFSVSAKNK; translated from the coding sequence ATCGTGTATCCGGTACCCGCAAATCAGGTTGAAACCCTGTACGAAATTAAAAAAAGTAAATTTATTGCCTGCGCCGGTTTTGCTAATTCTCGCGAAAGTGCAATGGCGCTCTTAGAAAGCGTTAAACAACAATACCCCGACGCACGCCATCATTGCTGGGCGTATATTTTTGGCAACCCCAACGCGCCTAGTAGTGCAGCAATGGCTGATGACGGCGAGCCTAGCGGTACCGCAGGAAAACCTATATTAAATGTACTCCAGCACAAAGATATCGGCGACATTATGATTATTGTCACGCGGTATTTTGGCGGAGTTAAATTAGGTGCGGGTGGTTTGGTGAGGGCCTACTCGGCTGCAGCACAGCAAGCCATTGATGCGCTTGAAGTAAGACAAGAGATAACGCTGGAACCGCTTAGCGTAGCCATCGATTTCAAACACGAGCAGTTTGTACGTCATTTGGTGGAACAAGCTGAAGGCAACATTGCCAACTGCAGCTATGGAAGCCGTGTAGAAATAGACGTTGCGCTACCTGTAGATGCACTAAATGACTTCAAAAAGCAGATGGCGCCCATTGCTTTTTCGGTGTCTGCAAAAAACAAGTAA
- a CDS encoding organic hydroperoxide resistance protein produces the protein MHKLQQVVYTGSATATGGREGTAKSSDGKLDLKLSTPKELGGAGGDGTNPEQMFAAGYSACFIGALKHVAASQKIKLADDISVTGDVAIGPIEQGFAIAVQLTVNLGDMDKAQAQSLVDTAHQVCPYSNATRGNIEVNISLA, from the coding sequence ATGCACAAGCTTCAACAGGTCGTTTATACTGGAAGCGCAACCGCAACGGGCGGTCGCGAAGGTACAGCAAAATCAAGCGACGGTAAGTTAGATCTTAAACTGTCGACACCCAAAGAGTTAGGTGGTGCAGGTGGAGACGGCACTAACCCTGAGCAAATGTTCGCAGCAGGCTATTCGGCGTGTTTTATTGGTGCACTTAAGCATGTGGCTGCATCGCAAAAAATTAAGCTTGCCGATGACATCAGTGTTACTGGCGACGTGGCAATTGGCCCTATTGAACAAGGCTTTGCTATTGCCGTTCAACTAACGGTTAATCTTGGCGATATGGATAAAGCACAAGCACAAAGCTTGGTGGATACAGCGCATCAGGTATGCCCATATTCAAACGCAACCCGCGGCAACATAGAAGTTAATATTAGTCTTGCCTAA
- a CDS encoding LysR family transcriptional regulator: MKPHKKVERLMLFSAVAETLSFGAAAEKMQISRGYLSEQIRELELALGVKLLQRSTRQVSLTNEGKQVYADTQKINRSVVELEQNLVREQTQLEGIIAITAPNMFAHYLLSELCFSFSQQHPDVSFHLDTSYQRHDLNQGHFDLAFRSTNNPPQDMVAKPLFTYSHTIVAAPQYLKQAGTPKMLSDLGAHQCFCGPDQDNWLINGKRTVVKGCLKLNDNLALIQHVLEGRGIARLPSYVAKKHSKAGELVALFEEIKPGSTPSVPPTKSTSQLFVVHPQRPHQSLRIKAFLDTVKQAQHEGYFSG; the protein is encoded by the coding sequence ATGAAACCACATAAAAAAGTCGAGCGATTGATGCTGTTTAGTGCGGTAGCAGAAACCTTAAGCTTTGGTGCTGCGGCAGAGAAAATGCAAATTTCCAGGGGCTACCTGTCGGAGCAAATAAGGGAGCTTGAACTTGCGTTAGGCGTGAAGTTACTGCAGCGCTCAACACGCCAAGTAAGCCTTACCAACGAAGGTAAACAAGTTTATGCCGATACACAGAAGATTAATCGCAGCGTGGTTGAACTTGAGCAAAATTTAGTACGAGAGCAAACGCAACTTGAGGGAATAATAGCCATTACGGCGCCTAATATGTTTGCACACTATTTGTTAAGCGAACTGTGTTTTTCCTTCTCGCAGCAGCATCCTGATGTTTCGTTTCATTTAGATACCAGCTATCAAAGGCACGACTTAAACCAGGGTCATTTCGACTTGGCGTTTCGCTCTACTAACAACCCGCCGCAAGATATGGTGGCCAAGCCATTGTTTACCTATAGCCACACTATAGTTGCGGCACCGCAATACCTAAAGCAAGCCGGCACGCCCAAAATGTTAAGCGATTTGGGTGCGCACCAATGCTTTTGTGGCCCCGACCAAGATAACTGGCTTATAAACGGTAAGCGCACAGTGGTTAAAGGCTGCTTAAAGCTTAACGATAATTTAGCGCTAATTCAGCATGTATTGGAAGGCCGCGGCATTGCAAGGCTGCCAAGCTACGTGGCAAAAAAGCATAGTAAGGCGGGTGAACTGGTCGCGCTTTTTGAAGAAATTAAGCCGGGGTCGACACCAAGTGTGCCTCCAACAAAAAGCACCAGTCAGCTGTTTGTTGTACACCCACAGCGCCCCCATCAATCGCTAAGAATAAAAGCCTTTTTAGACACAGTTAAACAAGCACAACACGAAGGTTATTTTAGTGGATAA
- a CDS encoding TMEM143 family protein, whose protein sequence is MPFERFIPFRKRDMIAVCEALISQQTTLFRTFASLLVNRIHYEYHQQLEELKDSYSHFDPNKDTRDLSFSSHSEKKENQQTFSKGFARLLDAANFEQVTDEDLEAALNEESLFKVRLAVSFDDFEDVVFYRRGESVKTETIRTFFGLRKKQVSFTNYDKVAVYITFKDEAYFKEKGQTPVSFKPGSTIVKLFQNVPKADLEMLFPNSEVKMRPLDKLIISASAAIGGTMVLVTKLGASLLLMASFLAFWLGFKDDQVELTKQSLITFGVGMGVFGSFVFKEWTKFKNRKIRFMKALSDNLYFKNLDNNAGVFHTLIDAAEEEDCKEALLAYTFLLKCSNTFSENAASFGAARSKNEITAGGMTLATLDSVIESYFLENLDCTLDFDVTDAITKLVDMELVEQDGDVFVARTLNDAVKILDDYWDNIYQPV, encoded by the coding sequence ATGCCTTTTGAGCGATTTATTCCCTTTCGTAAGCGAGACATGATTGCGGTATGCGAAGCCTTAATCAGCCAACAAACAACGTTGTTTCGCACCTTTGCTTCACTCCTAGTTAACCGGATCCACTATGAATATCATCAGCAACTAGAAGAGTTGAAGGACAGCTATAGCCATTTCGACCCTAATAAAGATACGCGCGACTTATCTTTTTCAAGCCATAGTGAAAAGAAAGAAAATCAACAAACGTTTTCTAAGGGGTTTGCTCGCCTTCTTGATGCGGCCAATTTCGAACAGGTGACAGACGAAGACCTAGAAGCAGCGTTAAATGAAGAATCATTGTTCAAAGTGCGCCTGGCGGTTAGCTTCGACGACTTTGAAGACGTGGTTTTTTATCGGCGAGGCGAGTCGGTAAAAACTGAAACTATACGTACTTTTTTCGGGTTGCGAAAAAAGCAGGTGTCGTTTACCAACTACGACAAAGTGGCCGTTTATATTACGTTTAAAGATGAGGCTTATTTTAAAGAGAAGGGACAAACACCAGTCAGCTTCAAACCCGGTTCCACCATAGTAAAGCTTTTTCAAAACGTACCTAAAGCAGACTTGGAAATGCTGTTTCCAAACAGTGAAGTTAAAATGCGCCCGTTAGATAAGCTAATTATTAGTGCATCGGCGGCCATTGGCGGCACTATGGTGCTAGTGACTAAGTTAGGTGCATCATTACTGCTTATGGCGTCGTTTTTAGCCTTTTGGCTTGGCTTTAAAGACGACCAGGTGGAATTGACTAAGCAAAGCCTAATCACTTTTGGCGTAGGCATGGGGGTATTCGGTAGTTTTGTCTTTAAGGAATGGACCAAGTTTAAAAATAGAAAAATCCGGTTTATGAAAGCCTTGTCTGACAACCTCTATTTCAAGAATTTAGACAACAACGCAGGCGTGTTTCATACGCTAATAGATGCAGCAGAAGAAGAAGACTGCAAAGAGGCCTTATTAGCTTATACATTTTTACTTAAATGTAGTAATACATTCTCTGAAAACGCCGCATCATTTGGCGCAGCACGTTCAAAAAACGAGATTACCGCTGGTGGGATGACACTTGCAACGCTCGATAGCGTGATAGAAAGCTACTTCTTAGAAAACCTTGATTGTACGCTCGATTTCGACGTTACTGATGCTATTACTAAGCTGGTGGACATGGAACTAGTTGAACAAGACGGCGATGTCTTTGTCGCGCGGACGCTTAACGATGCTGTGAAGATACTTGATGACTACTGGGATAATATTTATCAACCTGTTTGA
- a CDS encoding MarR family winged helix-turn-helix transcriptional regulator, with product MSELLKLENQLCHRFYTLSNAFTRAYRPLLKALDITYPQYVTLMALWENDGITIAELLEKTAIDGGAMSLILKKLHDKGFLIVTKDEADKRVKRVQLTETGKKKKAIAKEVPAQMLCKLNGMNAEESRTLIALLDKLGSCFENADV from the coding sequence ATGTCTGAGTTATTGAAGTTAGAAAATCAGCTTTGCCATCGTTTTTACACGCTGTCGAATGCATTTACGCGCGCTTATCGCCCCCTTCTTAAGGCGCTAGATATCACCTATCCTCAATATGTCACCCTAATGGCGCTGTGGGAAAATGACGGCATTACAATTGCTGAACTTCTTGAGAAAACCGCTATCGACGGTGGGGCTATGTCGCTTATTCTTAAAAAATTACACGACAAAGGCTTTTTAATTGTCACTAAAGATGAAGCTGACAAACGGGTTAAACGTGTTCAACTCACTGAAACGGGCAAGAAAAAGAAAGCCATCGCAAAGGAAGTGCCTGCTCAGATGTTATGTAAACTTAATGGCATGAATGCCGAAGAAAGCCGCACTCTAATAGCCCTTCTAGACAAGTTAGGTAGCTGTTTTGAAAATGCTGATGTGTAG
- a CDS encoding M1 family metallopeptidase: MKKYGLLATFVCAPVLFACSENSSVDAAKTDKDQTVSASSETEAPKTEVENRADAAIASGVDYHSFANPNEIRVTHLSLNLTANFDTKQLVGDVLLDIKREKPDNNTLVLDTRALDIQNVTVDGESVPYEMGETDPDLGTPLSITLPSAANTVTVAYSTSPEASGVQWLTPAQTAGKKHPFLFTQAQAVHARSFIPLQDSPQVRVTYDATIKTPEALLAVMSASNDPTTARDGEYKFTMPQPIPSYLIALAIGDLEFKAMGERTGVYAEPALLESAAKEFEDTEAMLEVTEETYGPYQWDRYDLLILPPSFPFGGMENPRLSFITPTVIAGDKSLVSLIAHELAHSWSGNTVTNATWRDLWLNEGFTTYLTYRIMEMIYGHDRFKKEAVLGYQDLENDVAALEENDEILAIDLRGRNPDDVFSNIPYEKGALFLREIEQKIGRENFDAFLMQYFKDFAFKSITTDTFIAYLDDTLLKQYPDKLDAERIQTWIFEPGIPEGAPQPESDAFTKIDDTRSAWLSDDVKAADIETAQWTVHEWLYFLNNMPESLSNAQLAELDAAFSLTSTKNNEIAHSWLMIAVENSYQPAYDRLYSYLVSIGRNKLVKPLYRELSKTPEGKAFAKRAFEEAKPGYHPLTVKANEGYVK; encoded by the coding sequence ATGAAAAAATACGGATTACTGGCTACATTCGTATGCGCGCCCGTGTTATTCGCATGCAGCGAAAACAGCAGCGTAGACGCAGCCAAGACAGATAAAGATCAAACCGTAAGCGCTAGTTCAGAAACTGAAGCGCCAAAAACTGAAGTAGAAAATCGAGCCGATGCGGCGATTGCCTCTGGCGTAGATTATCACTCCTTCGCAAACCCAAACGAGATTCGGGTTACTCACTTAAGCCTAAATTTAACGGCAAACTTTGATACTAAGCAGCTTGTTGGCGATGTATTGCTTGATATAAAGCGAGAAAAGCCCGACAACAATACGCTAGTGTTAGATACGCGAGCATTAGATATTCAAAATGTTACCGTAGACGGAGAAAGTGTTCCTTATGAAATGGGAGAGACTGACCCTGATTTAGGTACACCGCTTTCCATTACGCTACCTAGCGCCGCAAACACAGTAACGGTTGCATATTCAACTTCACCTGAAGCGTCTGGTGTGCAATGGTTAACGCCAGCCCAAACTGCCGGTAAAAAGCACCCATTCCTATTTACCCAAGCGCAAGCGGTTCATGCCCGAAGCTTTATACCGCTTCAAGATTCACCGCAGGTGCGCGTAACCTATGACGCGACCATTAAAACACCTGAAGCCCTGCTAGCCGTGATGAGTGCGTCGAACGACCCTACCACTGCGCGCGACGGTGAATATAAGTTCACTATGCCACAGCCTATTCCTTCGTATCTTATTGCATTAGCGATAGGTGATTTGGAATTTAAAGCCATGGGTGAGCGTACTGGCGTGTATGCTGAGCCAGCGCTACTTGAAAGTGCCGCAAAAGAATTCGAAGATACCGAGGCAATGTTAGAGGTAACGGAAGAAACCTATGGGCCTTATCAGTGGGACCGCTACGATTTGCTAATTCTACCGCCGTCATTCCCGTTTGGTGGTATGGAAAACCCTCGATTGTCATTTATCACGCCAACGGTTATCGCGGGCGATAAAAGCTTGGTTTCGTTGATTGCCCATGAACTGGCGCACAGCTGGTCGGGTAACACAGTAACAAACGCTACATGGCGTGACCTGTGGTTAAACGAAGGTTTTACTACCTATTTAACTTACCGAATTATGGAAATGATCTACGGCCACGATCGTTTCAAAAAAGAAGCGGTTTTAGGTTATCAAGACCTAGAGAACGATGTGGCAGCCTTAGAAGAGAATGATGAGATCCTGGCTATTGACCTTCGTGGTCGCAATCCGGACGATGTTTTCTCAAATATTCCTTACGAAAAAGGCGCACTGTTCTTACGTGAAATTGAACAAAAGATTGGCCGAGAAAACTTTGATGCGTTCTTAATGCAGTACTTTAAAGACTTTGCTTTTAAGAGCATTACTACCGACACGTTTATTGCTTATTTAGATGATACCTTGTTAAAACAGTACCCGGATAAGCTAGACGCGGAGCGCATCCAAACGTGGATTTTTGAACCAGGCATTCCCGAGGGAGCGCCACAGCCAGAATCTGATGCGTTCACTAAAATCGATGACACACGAAGCGCGTGGCTTTCTGACGACGTGAAAGCGGCGGATATTGAAACCGCGCAGTGGACTGTACACGAGTGGTTATATTTTCTAAACAACATGCCTGAATCGCTAAGCAACGCACAGCTGGCTGAGCTGGATGCAGCATTTTCACTCACCTCGACTAAAAACAACGAAATTGCTCACAGCTGGTTGATGATTGCAGTAGAGAATAGCTATCAGCCTGCCTATGATCGTTTGTATAGCTACTTGGTGTCGATAGGGCGTAATAAGCTTGTTAAACCCCTTTATCGCGAGCTATCAAAAACACCAGAAGGTAAAGCTTTTGCAAAGCGCGCATTTGAAGAAGCGAAGCCGGGCTATCATCCACTAACGGTAAAAGCGAATGAAGGCTACGTGAAATAA
- a CDS encoding heme-binding protein encodes MMGSISLAQAQSMITDSIHWAQENNQHIAVAVVDSVGELISFSRMDETSPQTCLLAQNKAYTAARDRQKTSQLAAWAKETSKTINFWTDPRITGMAGGVPVKDKAGKVVGAIGISGMAEFDDEALAESILAQR; translated from the coding sequence ATGATGGGTTCCATTTCTTTAGCGCAAGCTCAATCAATGATTACAGATAGCATTCATTGGGCGCAAGAAAACAATCAACACATTGCCGTGGCTGTTGTAGACAGTGTGGGTGAACTTATCTCGTTCTCTCGTATGGATGAAACTAGTCCGCAAACCTGTCTACTAGCGCAGAACAAGGCTTATACGGCAGCCAGAGACAGGCAAAAAACCAGTCAGCTTGCTGCGTGGGCAAAAGAAACGAGCAAAACCATTAACTTTTGGACCGATCCGCGTATCACAGGTATGGCGGGTGGTGTACCGGTAAAAGATAAGGCAGGCAAAGTAGTGGGTGCAATAGGAATTAGCGGTATGGCGGAGTTTGATGACGAAGCGCTGGCAGAAAGCATTCTCGCTCAGCGTTAG
- a CDS encoding aldo/keto reductase family oxidoreductase: MKNLPLNQYFPHASQLVYGCMAIGGEWDFNPLTQDQTQHAFAAVDAALEAGITVFDHADIYRMGKAEQVFGEVLKACPHLREEIVLQSKCGIRFEDEHGPKRYDFSKQWIVTSVENTLSQLNTDYLDLLLLHRPDPLMEEEEVAAAFDALFDSGKVKHFGVSNMSGVQMQHLNHYINQPLIANQVEMSLTNLGFVDEGIYVGNPDGQHVNFTAGTLQYAKQNNIQMQSWGPASQGKYTGAPAALTAQEEATKKLVVTLAQKYGVSPDAIVLAWLMRHPSNIQPIVGSANPKRIKASAEAVTVTLTREDWYALYVSAKGVELP, encoded by the coding sequence ATGAAAAACCTTCCTTTAAATCAGTACTTCCCGCACGCCAGTCAGCTGGTTTATGGCTGTATGGCTATTGGTGGAGAGTGGGACTTTAATCCATTAACCCAAGATCAAACCCAGCATGCCTTTGCGGCAGTTGATGCTGCGCTAGAAGCCGGTATTACCGTTTTTGATCATGCTGATATATACCGAATGGGTAAAGCAGAACAAGTATTTGGCGAAGTGTTAAAAGCATGCCCTCACTTACGGGAAGAGATAGTGCTGCAGTCTAAATGCGGGATCCGTTTTGAAGATGAACACGGGCCTAAACGTTACGATTTTTCGAAGCAATGGATTGTCACTTCTGTTGAGAACACGCTTTCGCAATTAAATACCGATTATCTCGACCTGCTCTTGCTGCACCGCCCAGACCCATTGATGGAAGAAGAGGAGGTTGCCGCTGCTTTTGATGCCTTGTTTGATAGCGGTAAGGTTAAGCACTTTGGCGTGTCGAATATGAGCGGCGTACAAATGCAGCATCTTAATCACTATATTAATCAGCCGCTTATTGCGAATCAGGTTGAGATGAGCCTTACTAACTTAGGCTTTGTGGATGAAGGTATTTATGTCGGTAACCCAGATGGGCAGCATGTGAATTTTACAGCGGGTACACTTCAATACGCAAAGCAAAACAACATTCAAATGCAGTCGTGGGGGCCAGCAAGCCAGGGGAAATACACCGGAGCACCCGCTGCGCTAACTGCGCAAGAAGAAGCGACTAAAAAACTCGTTGTGACCTTAGCGCAAAAATATGGTGTATCGCCCGACGCAATCGTGTTGGCTTGGTTAATGCGCCACCCCAGCAACATTCAGCCAATTGTTGGTTCGGCAAACCCCAAGCGTATTAAAGCAAGTGCAGAAGCCGTTACCGTGACGCTTACTCGGGAAGACTGGTACGCATTGTACGTAAGTGCAAAAGGGGTGGAGTTACCATGA